Proteins from a genomic interval of Spea bombifrons isolate aSpeBom1 chromosome 4, aSpeBom1.2.pri, whole genome shotgun sequence:
- the LOC128491526 gene encoding gastrula zinc finger protein XlCGF57.1-like codes for MHCGKCSPTAACSPCPAGQLELVSRHSNLLAVCDWFTVSRPFSCWTTSPRILRARASSGLPHVFWHKGCSSVAGCLVVDLDVQGEEAVAVQALQEAEDENVLPTERDPAVDCTVLSRSKSGDSGAKIYPASWEMEESNSACNSTDSNRQVPNNSDEAPLKEGLAPATSKSNENGNADGAKTLESNKPRETSTSKHNDGGKSFWDKPKYIQKYLSQKEQKNYICNECGKSFIYRSYLVVHQRTHTGERLYVCIECGKGFTRNSYLVIHRRSHTGEKPFPCLECGKSFTSNVSLVKHQKTHDEVKPYNCEHCGKSFTDSSNYMRHQIIHTGEKPYKCSMCEKSFTRNSHLVLHQRTHTGERPYPCPHCDKCFTSSSNLASHQKTHTGKKPYSCKECGKNFSQKSYLVTHARSHTGEKPFACDCGKRFVVRASLVKHQAKHTGERPFGCGACGKRFLRRSHLNAHRKTHKVERPFACNKCEKTFTRRSHLLVHRRSHKREKPYLCFECGDCFTRKSALITHQKSHELPLRDADQNEEEETLEDNS; via the exons ATGCATTGTGGGAAGTGTAGTCCCACGGCTGCCTGTTCCCCTTGCCCCGCCGGCCAGTTAGAACTCGTCTCCCGGCATTCCAATCTGCTCGCGGTCTGTGATTGGTTCACTGTGAGCCGTCCGTTTAGTTGTTGGACAACATCCCCCAGAATCCTCCGCGCTCGGGCTAGCAGTGGCCTCCCACATGTCTTCTGGCACAAAGGCTGCTCTTCAGTTGCAG GATGTCTCGTCGTAGACCTTGATGTCCAAGGAGAAGAAGCTGTGGCTGTCCAGGCGCTGCAGGAGGCGGAAGACGAGAACGTTCTCCCCACGGAAAGGGACCCTGCTGTAG ACTGCACCGTCTTGTCTCGAAGCAAATCTGGAGATTCCGGTGCTAAAATCTACCCAGCCAGTTGGGAAATGGAAGAGAGCAACAGCGCTTGTAATTCTACAGACAGCAATCGCCAAGTTCCTAACAACTCCGATGAAGCCCCATTAAAGGAAGGTCTAGCCCCAGCTACTTCGAAATCTAATGAAAACGGCAATGCGGACGGTGCAAAAACCCTCGAGTCAAACAAGCCGCGGGAAACGTCGACCTCTAAACACAATGACGGCGGTAAATCATTTTGGGACAAACCAAAATACATCCAGAAGTACTTAAGCCAAAAGGAGCAGAAGAATTACATATGCAATGAATGCGGGAAGAGTTTTATCTACCGCTCGTACCTCGTGGTCCACCAGAGGACGCATACAGGGGAGAGGTTATACGTCTGCATTGAGTGCGGGAAAGGCTTCACGCGGAACTCTTACCTCGTGATACATCGCAGGTCGCACACCGGAGAGAAACCGTTCCCGTGTCTCGAATGCGGAAAAAGCTTTACGAGTAACGTAAGTTTGGTGAAACACCAAAAAACCCACGACGAGGTAAAGCCGTATAACTGCGAACATTGCGGGAAGAGCTTTACGGATAGCTCCAACTATATGCGCCACCAGATAATCCACACCGGGGAGAAACCCTACAAATGCAGCATGTGCGAGAAAAGCTTCACCAGGAACTCCCACCTGGTGCTGCATCAGAGGACGCATACCGGGGAGAGGCCTTATCCTTGCCCGCACTGTGATAAATGCTTTACCAGCAGCTCCAACCTCGCAAGCCACCAGAAGACGCACACGGGCAAGAAGCCTTACTCGTGCAAGGAGTGCGGGAAAAACTTCTCTCAGAAATCATACCTGGTCACGCATGCACGGAGCCACACCGGGGAGAAGCCCTTCGCGTGTGACTGCGGCAAGCGCTTCGTTGTCCGAGCCTCTCTGGTGAAGCACCAGGCCAAGCACACGGGGGAACGGCCTTTCGGGTGCGGCGCGTGCGGCAAGCGCTTTCTACGGCGATCGCATCTCAACGCGCACAGGAAAACCCACAAGGTGGAGAGGCCGTTTGCTTGTAACAAGTGCGAAAAGACCTTCACGCGGAGGTCCCACCTTCTGGTCCACCGGAGAAGTCACAAGCGCGAGAAGCCCTACCTTTGCTTTGAGTGCGGCGACTGCTTCACGCGTAAATCCGCTCTAATCACTCATCAGAAAAGCCACGAACTACCGCTGAGGGACGCTGACCAAAACGAGGAAGAGGAGACGCTAGAGGATAATAGTTAG
- the LOC128490910 gene encoding zinc finger protein 660-like: MNTLNVTPGNVQTSQVGCACIAVSQNGVPPIACLCNLLVNPTTNPQDPITFNDVAVYFTEEEWSFLEEKDKGLYKKVMMDNYETLRYLGSSIEKPEIVQKIERGENLFVSSHQEQLWRSIYRSIYVGHMSAAGSNLEQPQRPPMYYWTCHDNILCNVNPDQNSMKSNEWLIAETKLFTTCGRQNPQLVQAFKVVYSPDHSGKNIQELIQGNAQMKNIFHQGIKPKSAKEASKKAERRHSCTECGKSFTRSSLLKSHLKTHSGERPYECTECGGRFAEKGTLVKHQRTHSGEKPYQCPKCGKRFSQNSHLSTHRKTHIVKEPCSDCGTVVSKLKSVHLAQNDCPKCRQHILERLNAKKKRKAKKIAKVYKCTQCDKCFTRSGNLVVHYRTHTGEKPFICSYCGKTFTDRSNLISHQRTHTGEKPYSCNECGKTFPYRSALVLHKKGHAGDKSFVCNECGKSFFCNARLLLHQKAHTGERPYACDECGKSFSCSSTLVKHQTIHTGERPYTCHECGKSFIRGSHLAIHRRTHTGEKPYTCMDCGKGFTDKSNLASHQRTHKGEKLYACKECGKKFTQSSTLLKHQQTHSGEKPYACTECGKMFSRSSNLIVHLRVHTGEKPYNCTACGKSFSHSSHLVKHGKIHK; encoded by the exons ATGAATACATTGAATGTGACTCCTGGGAATGTTCAGACATCACAG GTCGGCTGTGCATGCATCGCGGTGTCACAGAACGGAGTGCCCCCGATTGCATGTTTGTGCAACTTACTTGTAAACCCGACAACAAATCCACAG GATCCTATCACATTTAATGACGTTGCTGTATACTTCACAGAGGAGGAATGGAGCTTTCTCGAGGAAAAAGACAAGGGTCTTTACAAGAAAGTTATGATGGACAATTATGAAACCCTTCGATATTTAG GCTCTTCCATTGAAAAACCTGAGATTGTGCAAAAGATTGAACGAGGAGAGAATTTGTTTGTAAGCAGTCATCAGGAACAGTTATGGCGGAGTATATACAGAAGTATATATGTGG GTCACATGTCCGCAGCTGGCAGTAACTTAGAACAGCCGCAGAGACCACCAATGTATTACTGGACATGTCATGACAATATCCTCTGCAACGTTAACCCCGACCAGAACTCTATGAAGTCAAACGAATGGTTAATCGCGGAAACCAAACTGTTCACCACTTGTGGAAGACAGAATCCACAGCTGGTGCAAGCGTTTAAAGTGGTGTACTCTCCGGACCACAGCGGCAAAAACATTCAAGAGTTAATTCAAGGCAACGCACAGATGAAGAATATATTTCACCAAGGGATAAAGCCTAAGAGCGCAAAAGAAGCCTCCAAGAAAGCAGAGAGGCGCCATTCGTGCACAGAATGCGGAAAAAGTTTCACGCGGAGCTCCCTTCTCAAGTCGCACCTAAAAACCCACAGCGGGGAGAGGCCTTATGAATGCACCGAATGTGGAGGGCGTTTTGCCGAAAAGGGGACACTAGTTAAGCACCAAAGAACTCACTCAGGGGAAAAACCCTATCAGTGTCCTAAATGCGGCAAACGGTTTTCCCAGAATTCACACCTCAGCACGCACAGGAAGACCCACATCGTCAAGGAACCGTGTTCCGACTGCGGCACGGTAGTCAGCAAACTGAAGAGCGTTCACTTGGCTCAGAATGATTGCCCCAAGTGCCGCCAACACATCTTGGAACGACTGAATgcgaagaaaaaaaggaaagcaaaaAAGATCGCAAAGGTGTACAAGTGCACTCAGTGCGATAAGTGTTTCACCAGGAGCGGGAACCTTGTCGTTCACTACAGGACCCACACGGGCGAGAAACCGTTTATCTGCTCTTATTGCGGGAAGACCTTCACGGACAGATCCAACCTGATCAGCCACCAGAGGACTCACACCGGGGAGAAACCATACTCGTGCAACGAATGCGGCAAGACCTTCCCATACCGTTCAGCTCTGGTTTTACATAAGAAGGGGCACGCCGGCGATAAATCGTTTGTGTGCAACGAATGCGGGAAGAGCTTTTTCTGCAACGCACGGCTACTCCTGCACCAAAAAGCTCACACCGGGGAAAGGCCGTACGCCTGCGACGAGTGCGGAAAGAGTTTCTCTTGCAGCTCGACTCTGGTGAAACACCAGACCATTCACACCGGGGAGAGACCCTACACATGTCACGAGTGCGGTAAGTCATTCATCAGAGGGTCTCATCTGGCTATTCACCGTCGGACACACACTGGTGAGAAGCCCTACACCTGCATGGACTGCGGGAAAGGTTTTACGGATAAATCCAATCTGGCGAGCCACCAGAGAACGCACAAAGGCGAGAAACTGTACGCCTGCAAGGAGTGCGGGAAGAAGTTCACGCAGAGCTCAACGCTACTAAAACACCAACAGACACACAGCGGAGAAAAGCCCTACGCCTGCACGGAATGCGGCAAAATGTTCTCCCGCAGCTCCAACCTCATCGTCCATCTGCGGGTGCACACCGGGGAGAAGCCGTACAACTGCACTGCGTGCGGAAAGAGCTTCTCCCACAGCTCCCATCTCGTGAAACATGGGAAAATCCACAAATGA